A window from Chitinophaga filiformis encodes these proteins:
- a CDS encoding outer membrane beta-barrel protein, whose amino-acid sequence MKRKRYLIPTLLCLLQLSAFSQDNKSDSSKHEWKEMVFGRYAGANPARRPYVTWGGDGPLLSFSDEIRDAGKHVHNIPRFTFFFNVGHNLNYDFNKHFGIFTGLNLKNIGLITKDDRDSVKLKRRVYTLGIPLGFKIGDLRRGSFFFFAGGSYDLAFNYKEKKFIHGDKKEKFNEWFSDRTPLLMPSLFAGLRMSPGFGLKVQYYPKNFFNKEYKEVLVGGTATPYKDLDAKLFFVTLSYDFGRFPDHKHWKEKHERYKKRWEKKS is encoded by the coding sequence ATGAAACGGAAACGCTACCTCATCCCGACACTGCTTTGTTTGTTGCAGTTAAGCGCCTTTTCCCAGGACAATAAATCCGATTCCAGCAAACATGAATGGAAGGAAATGGTATTTGGCAGGTATGCCGGGGCCAATCCCGCCAGGCGGCCTTATGTTACCTGGGGCGGAGACGGTCCCCTGTTATCTTTCAGTGACGAAATAAGAGATGCCGGCAAGCATGTGCATAACATTCCCCGCTTCACCTTCTTTTTCAATGTCGGCCATAACCTGAACTACGATTTTAACAAGCATTTCGGCATCTTCACCGGCCTGAATCTCAAGAATATAGGGCTCATCACAAAAGATGACAGGGATTCGGTAAAATTAAAACGCCGTGTATACACGCTGGGTATTCCCCTGGGCTTTAAGATCGGTGACCTCAGAAGAGGTTCCTTTTTCTTTTTTGCGGGTGGTTCTTATGACCTGGCATTCAATTACAAGGAAAAGAAATTCATTCATGGCGACAAAAAAGAAAAGTTCAACGAATGGTTCAGCGACCGTACTCCGCTGCTGATGCCTTCGCTGTTTGCCGGATTAAGGATGAGCCCCGGTTTTGGACTGAAGGTGCAGTATTATCCTAAAAATTTCTTCAATAAAGAATATAAGGAAGTACTGGTAGGCGGTACGGCCACTCCTTATAAAGATCTGGATGCCAAACTGTTCTTTGTAACACTCAGCTACGATTTTGGTAGATTCCCTGATCATAAGCACTGGAAAGAAAAGCATGAACGGTATAAGAAACGTTGGGAAAAGAAATCCTGA
- a CDS encoding asparaginase yields the protein MSKILIIYTGGTVGMIYDEKTKALRPIGFNEIRNNLPELYRMGIDFYVYAFNPPIDSSDMQPEIWVEIASIIEDRYDRYDGFVILHGSDTMSFTASALSFMLENLSKPVILTGSQLPIGKIRTDAKENIITAMEIAATRHNGQVVVPEVCIYFDFALFRGNRSKKYNAEKFEAFYSMNYPPLAEAGIDIKYKTQVVLPAPEKPLKVHKHLDDNVTVLKMFPGITRKAVEATLNVNGLRGVILETFGSGNTNTQPSFIESLKKAIDRGVVIVDITQCDGGSVELGKYETSQPLQQIGVISGHDMTFEAAITKLMFVLGQNLDLEATKAMIETPLRGELTTNANDWEAI from the coding sequence ATGAGTAAAATCCTGATTATTTATACAGGGGGCACAGTTGGGATGATCTATGACGAGAAAACCAAAGCCTTGCGTCCTATCGGGTTTAATGAGATACGTAACAATCTTCCGGAACTATACCGTATGGGGATTGATTTTTACGTGTACGCCTTCAATCCTCCCATCGATTCCTCCGACATGCAACCGGAGATCTGGGTAGAAATAGCATCTATCATAGAAGACCGGTACGACCGGTACGACGGATTCGTCATCTTACATGGTTCCGATACCATGTCTTTCACCGCTTCAGCACTGAGTTTTATGCTGGAGAACCTCTCAAAACCGGTTATTCTGACAGGATCACAGTTGCCTATCGGCAAGATCCGTACCGACGCCAAAGAGAACATTATTACTGCCATGGAAATTGCCGCCACCCGTCACAACGGACAGGTGGTAGTACCGGAAGTATGTATCTATTTTGACTTTGCCCTCTTCCGTGGCAACCGTTCCAAGAAGTATAATGCAGAAAAATTTGAAGCATTCTACTCCATGAACTATCCTCCGCTGGCAGAAGCAGGCATTGACATCAAATACAAGACACAAGTTGTATTGCCTGCTCCGGAAAAACCACTGAAAGTACATAAACACCTGGACGATAATGTAACCGTCCTCAAAATGTTCCCGGGTATCACCCGTAAAGCAGTGGAAGCAACACTCAATGTAAATGGCCTCCGCGGGGTGATATTGGAGACTTTTGGCAGCGGCAATACCAACACACAACCCTCGTTCATAGAAAGCCTTAAAAAGGCCATTGACAGGGGCGTAGTAATCGTGGATATCACCCAGTGTGACGGTGGCTCTGTGGAACTGGGTAAATATGAGACCAGCCAGCCCCTGCAGCAGATCGGAGTAATCAGTGGCCATGACATGACCTTCGAGGCGGCCATTACGAAACTGATGTTCGTACTGGGGCAAAACCTGGATCTCGAGGCTACCAAGGCAATGATCGAGACGCCGCTGAGGGGAGAACTGACGACAAATGCCAATGATTGGGAGGCGATATAA
- a CDS encoding enoyl-CoA hydratase/isomerase family protein, with amino-acid sequence MYNTIKTELTDNIFFIYINRPDKMNALNVEVMKELALAVDEVYSNKEIKSAVITGKGEKAFVAGADISEFLTLSDQQGAELAKKGQVVFKRIEDSPKPIIAAVNGFALGGGCELAMACHFRIAATNARFGQPEVNLGLIPGYGGTQRLTALVGKGKALEMMMTGDMISADEALEWGLVNYVVAPGDLLLKSTELLQKIHTRAPLAVARVIKCANAALDHSMDGYEVELNEFGACFATKDLQEGAEAFVQKRAARFAGE; translated from the coding sequence ATGTACAATACGATCAAAACTGAACTCACCGATAATATCTTCTTTATTTACATCAATCGCCCTGACAAAATGAATGCATTGAATGTGGAAGTGATGAAAGAGCTGGCATTGGCGGTAGACGAGGTATATTCAAATAAAGAGATTAAGAGTGCAGTCATTACTGGTAAAGGAGAGAAAGCTTTTGTGGCAGGTGCTGATATTTCTGAGTTCCTGACCTTGTCAGACCAGCAGGGCGCTGAACTGGCTAAGAAAGGACAAGTGGTCTTCAAACGTATTGAAGATAGTCCGAAGCCGATTATCGCAGCTGTGAACGGTTTCGCGCTGGGTGGAGGATGTGAGCTGGCAATGGCTTGCCACTTCAGAATAGCGGCCACTAACGCGCGGTTCGGACAGCCGGAAGTCAACCTGGGACTGATACCTGGCTATGGCGGTACACAACGGCTTACGGCCCTGGTAGGTAAGGGAAAGGCGCTGGAAATGATGATGACGGGCGACATGATCAGTGCAGATGAAGCGCTGGAATGGGGACTGGTCAATTATGTAGTGGCGCCTGGTGACCTCCTGCTGAAATCTACTGAACTGTTGCAGAAAATACATACCAGGGCACCACTGGCGGTTGCCCGTGTTATTAAATGTGCGAATGCGGCATTGGATCATAGCATGGATGGGTATGAAGTGGAACTGAATGAGTTCGGCGCCTGCTTCGCCACAAAAGACCTGCAGGAGGGCGCTGAGGCATTTGTACAAAAGAGAGCCGCAAGATTTGCAGGGGAATAG
- a CDS encoding glutamine--tRNA ligase/YqeY domain fusion protein → MSEERTLNFLEQIVEEDIANGVNGGRVLTRFPPEPNGYLHIGHAKSICLNFGLAQKYNGKTNLRFDDTNPVTEDTEYVDSIKADIQWLGFNWAQELYASDYFEQIYNFAVQLIKKGLAYVDDSTPEEIAISKGTPTEPGKGTPYRNRSVEENLDLFERMRKGEFKDGEKVLRAKVDLASPNMHMRDPIMYRIKHAHHHRTGDNWCIYPMYDFAHGQSDSIENITHSVCTLEFIPHRPLYNWFIEQLEIFPSHQYEFARLNLTYTVMSKRKLLQLVNEKHVSGWDDPRMPTISGLRRRGYTPASIRAFCERIGVQKRDNMIDVSLLEFCIREELNKTANRVMAVLDPVKLVITNYPADQVEEMTAENNPEDPNAGTRTLPFSNTLYIEREDFMEEPPKKFFRLGPGLVVRLKNAYIIKGEGFEKDADGNITTIYATYFPESKSGGDTSGLNVKGTIHWVSAAHAATAEVRLYDRLFKVEDPSNEEGDFKSYINPDSLQVIPNAYIEPSLLKAKPGERFQFLRKGYFCVDADSTAQKVVFNRTVTLKDTWAKEAKKG, encoded by the coding sequence ATGAGCGAAGAAAGGACCCTCAATTTTCTGGAACAGATCGTAGAAGAGGACATTGCCAACGGAGTAAATGGCGGCAGGGTGCTTACACGCTTCCCTCCGGAACCAAATGGCTACCTGCATATCGGGCATGCCAAATCCATTTGCCTCAACTTTGGCCTTGCACAGAAGTACAATGGTAAAACCAACCTCCGTTTTGACGATACCAATCCCGTTACGGAGGATACTGAATATGTGGATTCCATTAAGGCCGACATACAATGGCTGGGTTTCAACTGGGCCCAGGAACTGTATGCGTCCGACTATTTCGAACAGATATACAACTTCGCTGTACAACTGATAAAGAAAGGACTGGCATATGTAGATGACTCTACACCCGAGGAGATTGCCATTTCCAAAGGAACGCCTACCGAACCCGGTAAAGGTACTCCCTACCGCAACCGTAGTGTAGAGGAAAACCTTGACCTGTTCGAACGCATGCGTAAAGGGGAATTCAAGGACGGTGAAAAAGTATTACGGGCAAAGGTAGACCTGGCTTCTCCCAATATGCACATGCGCGATCCTATCATGTACCGTATCAAGCATGCACATCATCACCGCACCGGCGACAACTGGTGTATTTACCCGATGTATGACTTCGCCCACGGACAGAGCGATAGCATTGAAAATATCACCCATTCCGTTTGTACACTGGAGTTTATTCCGCACCGCCCGCTGTACAATTGGTTTATCGAGCAACTGGAGATATTCCCATCTCACCAGTACGAGTTTGCACGTTTAAATCTTACCTATACGGTGATGAGCAAACGTAAGCTGCTGCAGCTGGTAAATGAGAAGCATGTCAGCGGCTGGGACGATCCCCGTATGCCAACTATCAGCGGTCTGCGCCGCCGTGGTTATACACCTGCCAGTATCCGTGCATTCTGCGAACGTATCGGCGTACAGAAACGTGATAACATGATCGACGTGAGCCTGCTGGAATTCTGCATCCGCGAAGAGCTGAATAAAACAGCCAATCGCGTAATGGCGGTATTGGACCCGGTAAAACTGGTGATCACCAACTATCCTGCTGATCAGGTAGAAGAAATGACCGCCGAAAACAATCCGGAAGATCCCAATGCAGGTACCCGTACACTGCCTTTCAGCAACACACTCTACATTGAGCGTGAAGACTTTATGGAAGAGCCTCCCAAGAAGTTCTTCCGTCTTGGCCCCGGCCTGGTGGTGCGCTTGAAAAATGCCTACATCATTAAAGGTGAAGGCTTTGAGAAAGATGCTGACGGCAATATTACCACTATCTACGCCACTTATTTTCCTGAAAGCAAAAGCGGCGGAGATACTTCCGGACTGAATGTAAAAGGTACCATTCACTGGGTAAGCGCGGCACATGCTGCGACTGCAGAAGTAAGGCTCTATGATCGCCTGTTCAAAGTGGAAGATCCAAGCAATGAGGAAGGTGATTTCAAATCATATATCAACCCTGATTCTTTGCAGGTCATCCCGAATGCATACATCGAGCCAAGCCTGCTGAAGGCTAAACCGGGAGAACGCTTCCAGTTCCTGCGTAAAGGTTATTTCTGTGTAGATGCGGATAGTACTGCTCAAAAAGTGGTGTTTAACCGTACAGTGACGCTGAAAGATACGTGGGCGAAGGAGGCAAAGAAGGGGTAG
- the fumC gene encoding class II fumarate hydratase, whose amino-acid sequence MEYRIEKDTMGEVKVPVDAYYGAQTQRSIDNFKIAQDINRMPKEIIQAFAYLKKAAALTNLDAGTLSQEKANLIAQACDEILAGKLDDQFPLVVWQTGSGTQSNMNVNEVIAYRAHVINGGKLSDKDKVIHPNDDVNKSQSSNDTFPTAMHIAAYKMLIETTIPGIEKLRDTLAAKAQAFKNIVKIGRTHFMDATPLTLGQEISGYVSQLNHGLKAIKNTLAHLSELALGGTAVGTGINTPKGYSENVAKHIATLTGLPFVTAENKFEALAAHDAIVEAHGALKTVAVSLMKIANDIRMLSSGPRSGIGEIHIPDNEPGSSIMPGKVNPTQCEALTMIAAQVLGNDVAINIGGATGHFELNVFKPVMIYNFLHSARLIGDGCVSFNDKCAVGIEPIEANIKKHVDNSLMLVTALNTKIGYYKAAEIAQTAHKEGTTLKEMAVKLGYVKPEEFDAWVNPIDMVGEIK is encoded by the coding sequence ATGGAATATAGAATAGAGAAAGACACGATGGGCGAAGTGAAAGTACCTGTAGATGCTTACTATGGTGCTCAAACTCAACGTTCTATCGACAATTTCAAGATTGCTCAGGATATTAACAGGATGCCGAAGGAAATTATCCAGGCGTTTGCCTACCTGAAGAAAGCAGCAGCACTGACCAACCTCGATGCTGGTACACTATCTCAGGAGAAAGCAAACCTGATTGCACAGGCTTGTGATGAAATACTGGCCGGAAAACTGGACGATCAGTTCCCGCTGGTAGTATGGCAGACCGGTTCCGGTACACAGTCAAATATGAACGTAAACGAAGTGATTGCTTACCGTGCACATGTGATCAACGGTGGCAAACTCTCCGATAAAGATAAAGTGATACATCCGAATGACGATGTGAATAAATCACAATCATCCAACGATACTTTCCCAACTGCCATGCACATTGCTGCATACAAGATGTTGATCGAAACCACTATTCCTGGTATCGAAAAACTGAGAGATACACTGGCAGCAAAAGCGCAGGCTTTCAAAAATATAGTGAAGATCGGTCGTACCCACTTCATGGATGCTACGCCTCTCACATTGGGCCAGGAAATCAGCGGATATGTGTCCCAGCTGAACCACGGCCTGAAAGCTATTAAGAACACCCTTGCCCACCTGAGCGAACTGGCCCTGGGTGGTACTGCCGTAGGTACTGGTATCAACACGCCAAAAGGTTATTCTGAAAATGTAGCGAAACACATTGCTACGCTGACTGGTTTACCATTCGTGACTGCTGAAAATAAATTCGAGGCACTGGCTGCACACGATGCAATTGTAGAAGCACACGGTGCACTAAAGACCGTAGCAGTGAGCCTGATGAAGATCGCCAACGATATCCGTATGCTGAGCTCCGGCCCACGCTCCGGTATCGGTGAGATCCATATTCCTGACAATGAGCCAGGTTCTTCCATCATGCCAGGTAAGGTAAACCCTACCCAGTGTGAAGCGTTGACGATGATCGCTGCACAGGTATTAGGAAATGATGTGGCTATCAACATCGGTGGCGCTACCGGTCATTTCGAACTGAATGTGTTCAAGCCGGTAATGATCTACAACTTCCTGCACTCTGCACGTCTCATCGGCGACGGCTGTGTAAGCTTCAATGATAAATGTGCTGTAGGTATCGAACCAATAGAAGCAAACATCAAAAAGCATGTAGACAACTCCCTGATGCTGGTAACTGCACTGAATACGAAGATCGGTTACTACAAGGCGGCAGAGATCGCGCAGACAGCCCATAAAGAAGGTACTACACTGAAAGAAATGGCAGTGAAACTGGGTTATGTAAAACCAGAAGAATTTGATGCATGGGTAAACCCGATCGATATGGTGGGCGAGATCAAATAA
- a CDS encoding polysaccharide deacetylase family protein has translation MFYLTKTPALLKALYKSCTWNFSPARPSVYLTFDDGPHPTATPFILDLLRTYEAKATFFCIGKNVIEHPEIYQRILEEGHHTGNHTQNHLNGWKTGTDKYIENILEARKYINSPLFRPPYGRITPFQVRHLKKVIPNAQVIMWDVLSADFDTERSGEECVQNVVFKSKPGSIIVFHDSTKAWDRLEYALPRVLEYFKKQKLNMEAIPY, from the coding sequence ATGTTTTATCTTACGAAAACACCTGCACTGCTGAAAGCACTGTATAAAAGCTGTACCTGGAACTTTTCCCCGGCCAGGCCATCTGTATACCTCACATTTGATGACGGCCCACATCCCACAGCCACCCCTTTTATACTGGACCTGCTCCGTACGTATGAGGCAAAAGCCACTTTCTTCTGTATAGGGAAGAACGTTATTGAGCACCCCGAAATCTACCAGCGGATACTGGAGGAAGGGCACCATACCGGCAACCACACCCAGAACCACCTGAACGGCTGGAAAACGGGTACCGATAAATATATTGAGAACATCCTGGAAGCCCGCAAATACATTAATTCCCCCTTGTTCAGACCTCCTTATGGAAGGATTACCCCATTTCAGGTCAGGCACCTGAAAAAGGTGATCCCTAATGCGCAGGTTATCATGTGGGATGTATTAAGCGCTGACTTCGATACAGAGAGAAGCGGAGAAGAGTGTGTGCAGAATGTAGTATTCAAGTCAAAACCGGGCTCTATTATCGTGTTTCACGACAGTACCAAAGCCTGGGACCGGCTGGAGTATGCCTTACCACGTGTACTGGAGTATTTCAAAAAACAAAAGCTGAACATGGAGGCTATTCCTTATTGA
- a CDS encoding sulfite exporter TauE/SafE family protein has product MPHNEEIDQLEKKYATVERQEILIDLVNEENQRKPLLWLLIGIIAVAVVAGIGILSYYNTSEATHTKVFEFTQSLFTKELLFYILVGLAAQTVDGALGMAYGATSSSLLLGLGIPPSIASASVHVAEVFTTGASGISHFRFGNVNKKLFLYLLIPGIIGAISGSFLLSRMNAISESVPWLSYFKEDNIKPFISAYLLILGVIVLRKAFLPKKAKSKTKRLGSLAFFGGFMDSFGGGGWGPIVTSTLLSKGRTAHYTIGSVNAAEFFISLSSASTFLIFGAIAGWPVIIGLIIGGVIASPFAALLVRRLKRKPLMIMVGTLIILLSLRTIILTLLH; this is encoded by the coding sequence ATGCCGCACAACGAGGAGATAGACCAACTTGAAAAAAAGTACGCTACAGTAGAACGTCAGGAGATACTGATTGACCTTGTCAATGAGGAGAACCAACGTAAACCTTTATTGTGGCTGCTTATCGGCATTATTGCCGTTGCAGTAGTGGCCGGGATAGGTATCTTATCCTACTACAATACATCCGAGGCCACACATACAAAGGTTTTCGAGTTCACACAATCCCTTTTTACAAAGGAGCTGTTATTTTACATTCTGGTAGGTCTGGCAGCACAGACGGTAGACGGGGCCCTGGGCATGGCTTATGGCGCAACTTCTTCCTCGTTGTTGCTGGGATTGGGCATTCCTCCCTCTATTGCCAGTGCCAGCGTGCATGTGGCGGAGGTGTTCACTACGGGTGCATCCGGTATTTCCCACTTCCGCTTTGGCAATGTAAATAAGAAACTATTTCTCTATCTGCTGATACCCGGCATAATAGGCGCTATCAGTGGTTCATTCCTGCTATCCAGGATGAACGCCATCTCCGAATCTGTACCCTGGTTATCTTACTTTAAGGAAGATAATATCAAACCTTTCATCAGCGCATATCTGCTCATTTTGGGCGTTATTGTGCTGCGGAAAGCATTCCTGCCTAAAAAAGCAAAAAGTAAAACCAAACGTCTGGGTTCCCTGGCTTTCTTTGGTGGTTTTATGGATTCCTTTGGTGGCGGCGGCTGGGGCCCGATCGTGACATCCACCTTGCTGAGCAAAGGCCGTACCGCGCATTATACCATTGGTTCTGTGAATGCAGCAGAATTCTTTATCTCCCTTTCCAGCGCAAGTACCTTCCTCATTTTTGGCGCTATTGCCGGCTGGCCTGTTATTATTGGGCTGATCATTGGCGGGGTGATTGCGTCTCCTTTTGCAGCACTTCTTGTGAGAAGGCTTAAACGTAAACCACTGATGATCATGGTGGGTACGCTTATCATACTTTTAAGCCTGCGTACAATTATCCTGACGCTTCTTCATTGA
- the gltX gene encoding glutamate--tRNA ligase: MQQQKVRVRFAPSPTGGLHLGGVRTVLFNYLFARQHNGEFVLRIEDTDQTRYVQGAEEYIIECLRWCGLNADEGPHVGGPYAPYRQSERKAQYRQYAEQLVKDGYAYYAFDTPEELEEMRNKLKTAENPSPQYNAAARQQMRNSISLPAEETASLLEKGTPHVIRIKMPQNEEVGFTDMIRGHVQFNTNTVDDKVLLKADGMPTYHLAVVVDDYLMKITHAFRGEEWLPSAPVHLLLWKYLGWEAQMPNWAHLPLILKPDGNGKLSKRDGDRLGFPVYAMNWTDPKTNELTKGFRERGFLPEAFVNMLAMLGWNDGSGQEIFTMEELIQRFSLERVHKAGAKFDFEKAKWFNHQYLLHADNNRLAELFAPVLKEKNINASPEYVAKIAGLVKERCDFVNDIWDHAFFFFQQPESYDIAAVKPKWNDDKTQFFRNWAAVVEDHAEFTATSLEESFKTLAASMNIKPGELQLPFRIMLCGGKFGPPVFNIAEVLGKHETIARIVKGLDAINA; the protein is encoded by the coding sequence ATGCAACAACAGAAAGTAAGGGTACGCTTTGCGCCCAGTCCAACAGGTGGCCTGCACCTCGGAGGTGTACGCACGGTTTTATTCAATTATTTATTTGCCAGGCAGCATAACGGTGAATTTGTGCTGAGGATAGAAGATACGGATCAGACCCGTTATGTGCAGGGCGCGGAAGAATATATCATAGAATGTCTCCGTTGGTGCGGATTGAATGCTGATGAAGGTCCGCATGTAGGAGGCCCCTATGCGCCGTACCGCCAGAGTGAGCGGAAAGCGCAATACCGCCAGTATGCAGAACAGCTGGTGAAAGATGGTTATGCCTACTATGCTTTCGATACTCCCGAAGAGCTGGAGGAAATGCGTAATAAACTAAAAACTGCCGAGAATCCTTCTCCGCAGTACAACGCTGCTGCCCGCCAGCAGATGCGTAACTCCATCAGCCTGCCTGCTGAAGAAACAGCCAGCCTGCTGGAGAAAGGTACTCCTCATGTGATCCGTATCAAAATGCCACAGAACGAGGAAGTTGGCTTTACTGATATGATCCGTGGACATGTACAGTTCAATACAAACACTGTTGACGATAAAGTGCTGCTGAAAGCTGATGGGATGCCTACCTATCACCTCGCAGTAGTGGTGGATGATTACCTCATGAAGATCACCCACGCCTTCCGCGGGGAAGAATGGCTGCCTTCCGCACCGGTACACCTGTTATTGTGGAAATACCTGGGCTGGGAAGCGCAGATGCCTAACTGGGCACACCTGCCATTGATCCTGAAACCAGACGGTAACGGTAAGCTGAGCAAACGTGATGGCGACAGACTCGGTTTCCCGGTTTATGCAATGAACTGGACAGACCCTAAGACGAACGAATTGACCAAAGGGTTCCGTGAAAGAGGTTTTCTGCCGGAAGCATTTGTGAATATGCTGGCAATGCTTGGATGGAATGACGGTTCCGGTCAGGAGATCTTCACAATGGAAGAACTGATCCAGCGTTTTTCCCTGGAGCGTGTGCATAAAGCAGGTGCGAAATTCGATTTTGAAAAAGCAAAATGGTTCAATCACCAGTACCTTTTACATGCGGACAATAACCGTTTAGCGGAATTATTTGCACCTGTACTGAAGGAAAAGAATATCAACGCATCTCCTGAATACGTTGCGAAAATAGCGGGTCTGGTAAAGGAACGTTGCGACTTCGTGAACGATATCTGGGACCACGCTTTCTTCTTCTTCCAGCAGCCTGAGAGCTATGACATTGCAGCTGTAAAACCGAAATGGAACGACGATAAGACACAGTTCTTCCGTAACTGGGCAGCCGTAGTAGAAGATCATGCCGAATTCACAGCTACATCACTGGAAGAAAGTTTCAAAACCCTGGCAGCTTCCATGAATATCAAACCGGGTGAATTGCAATTGCCTTTCCGTATTATGTTGTGTGGTGGTAAGTTTGGCCCTCCGGTATTTAATATTGCTGAGGTGTTAGGTAAACATGAGACGATTGCGAGGATTGTGAAGGGATTGGATGCGATCAATGCCTGA
- a CDS encoding cobalamin B12-binding domain-containing protein — MVNPLQRPVRVLVAKVGLDGHDRGAKVIAAALRDAGMEVIYTGLRQTPEMVVSAALQEDVDAIGVSILSGAHMTVFPRIMALMKEKGMDDVLLTGGGIIPETDMSQLNEIGVGKLFPPGTRTEDIATYITDWVAAHRSF; from the coding sequence ATGGTCAACCCCCTACAACGTCCCGTACGTGTGCTGGTGGCTAAGGTCGGACTGGATGGTCATGACCGGGGCGCCAAGGTGATTGCAGCAGCCCTGAGAGATGCCGGTATGGAAGTGATTTATACCGGATTGCGACAGACCCCCGAAATGGTGGTCAGCGCCGCGCTCCAGGAAGATGTGGACGCCATTGGTGTCAGCATCCTGTCAGGCGCACACATGACGGTTTTTCCACGTATTATGGCCCTTATGAAAGAAAAAGGGATGGATGATGTATTGCTTACAGGTGGCGGTATTATACCGGAAACAGATATGTCACAACTGAATGAGATCGGTGTGGGAAAGCTGTTCCCGCCCGGTACCCGCACAGAGGATATTGCCACTTACATTACTGATTGGGTGGCTGCTCACCGGAGTTTTTAA
- a CDS encoding TatD family hydrolase, whose amino-acid sequence MNWIDTHAHLYGEEFSADRTVMVERALAAGVSRLYLPNIDSTSIEGMLALEAQFPDNCFAMMGVHPCYINENVERELSVVREWLSKRPFKAIGEIGLDFYWDTTYREQQYHAFRSQLELAREYNLPVAIHSRESTRECIDEVKALQDGRLSGVFHCFSGTLEEAKEIIDLGFYLGIGGVVTFKKSGLDKILEDIDLQYVVLETDAPYLAPVPYRGKRNESAYIPLIGEKIADVKNLKIADVAAMTTNNALKLFKTH is encoded by the coding sequence ATGAACTGGATAGATACACATGCCCATTTATATGGGGAGGAGTTTTCGGCGGACAGGACGGTAATGGTGGAACGGGCGTTGGCGGCGGGCGTATCCAGGTTATACCTTCCCAATATCGATAGTACATCCATTGAGGGTATGCTGGCTTTAGAGGCGCAGTTTCCCGACAATTGCTTTGCCATGATGGGTGTGCATCCCTGTTATATCAATGAGAACGTGGAACGGGAGCTTTCCGTAGTTCGGGAATGGCTGTCAAAAAGACCATTTAAGGCGATCGGGGAGATCGGGCTTGATTTTTACTGGGACACCACCTACCGGGAACAGCAGTATCATGCTTTTCGCAGTCAGCTGGAGCTGGCCAGGGAATACAATCTGCCGGTAGCCATTCATAGCCGCGAAAGCACCCGGGAATGTATTGACGAAGTGAAAGCGTTACAGGACGGCCGCTTATCCGGCGTTTTCCATTGCTTTTCCGGCACCCTGGAAGAAGCGAAAGAGATCATTGACCTGGGTTTTTACCTGGGCATCGGCGGTGTGGTGACATTCAAAAAATCGGGACTGGATAAGATCCTTGAAGATATCGATCTGCAATACGTTGTACTGGAAACAGATGCGCCTTATCTGGCGCCGGTTCCCTATCGGGGCAAGAGAAATGAAAGCGCTTACATTCCATTGATCGGGGAAAAGATAGCAGATGTAAAAAATCTAAAAATAGCGGACGTCGCTGCAATGACCACAAACAACGCGCTTAAATTATTCAAAACCCACTAA